The proteins below are encoded in one region of Paraburkholderia phenazinium:
- a CDS encoding alkyl sulfatase dimerization domain-containing protein produces the protein MTQCCPEMVRNPAFDAPHVGDPLDVAFDAGVNLAFAIAAPTVPPRLTEHSRRMAQRIYRVAERVYCAVGYAIANIIFVVGDDGIVVVDATEAVSAAKRIYEDFCAIDPRHATLPVKAVVYTHNHTDHTGGVRAFVDEAALEAGQVEIIAHRTLMDTVINNANLVAPILATRSAYSFGTLLPAGATGKVNAGIGPVLIAEPASFFAPTRVFDERLDIVLAGVRFEFRYAPSEADDEIVMWLPDLGVLLSAEVIQGECLANVHTLRGTRYRDPVRWYQTIDMMRSFGAAHMVPAHGRPVSGTAAVADVLTVYRDAIQFIHDQTIRHMNFGMTPDELAEAIPALPPHLARHAWLGEYYGTVKHSVRQVYSGQLGWFDGDPASLDPLPRSERTRRMIAMMGGAEQVRAAARIALGDRDWRWAAELATLLVRLDVEDADARSIKATALRELGYLTVNTNWRNWYLSAARELERAYEALPFAGSASLASSDVLRAQPLRNVFQRLSVCIDPARCADLHVTLVFRMTDRKESYALELRRGILQVHEQAPAAVQLQLALDTKTLYDLLRDIATRLPAGLESGTVALEHGTREQLSAFFNSFDQPARRMPALAGR, from the coding sequence ATGACCCAATGTTGCCCCGAGATGGTTCGCAATCCTGCCTTTGATGCGCCGCATGTCGGCGATCCGCTCGACGTTGCTTTCGATGCGGGCGTCAACCTGGCCTTCGCAATTGCAGCGCCCACCGTACCGCCCCGCCTCACCGAACACTCGCGCCGCATGGCCCAGCGTATTTATCGGGTGGCCGAACGGGTGTATTGCGCGGTCGGTTACGCGATTGCCAATATCATCTTCGTGGTCGGCGACGATGGGATCGTAGTGGTCGATGCAACCGAAGCGGTATCGGCGGCGAAGCGCATCTACGAAGACTTTTGCGCAATCGATCCGCGGCACGCTACGCTGCCCGTGAAGGCCGTTGTCTACACCCACAACCACACGGACCATACCGGCGGCGTTCGCGCGTTTGTCGACGAAGCGGCACTCGAAGCGGGGCAAGTGGAAATCATCGCGCATCGCACGCTGATGGACACGGTGATCAACAACGCGAATCTGGTGGCGCCGATTCTCGCCACGCGTTCAGCCTACAGCTTTGGCACGCTGCTGCCCGCTGGCGCGACCGGCAAGGTCAACGCGGGGATCGGTCCGGTGCTGATCGCCGAACCGGCAAGCTTCTTCGCACCGACGCGCGTCTTCGACGAGCGGCTCGACATCGTGCTGGCCGGTGTGCGTTTCGAGTTCCGCTATGCGCCGTCGGAAGCGGACGATGAAATCGTGATGTGGCTGCCCGACCTCGGCGTGCTGCTCTCGGCGGAAGTGATCCAGGGCGAGTGTCTGGCAAACGTGCATACGTTGCGCGGCACGCGCTACCGTGACCCCGTGCGCTGGTATCAGACCATCGACATGATGCGCAGCTTCGGCGCTGCGCACATGGTGCCGGCGCATGGTCGTCCGGTTTCGGGCACGGCAGCCGTCGCCGATGTATTGACCGTGTATCGCGACGCGATCCAGTTCATCCACGATCAGACGATTCGTCACATGAACTTCGGCATGACGCCGGATGAACTTGCCGAAGCGATTCCTGCGTTGCCACCGCATCTTGCGCGGCATGCATGGCTCGGCGAGTACTACGGCACGGTCAAACATTCGGTGCGCCAGGTTTACTCGGGGCAACTAGGCTGGTTCGACGGCGATCCGGCGTCCCTCGACCCGTTGCCGCGCAGCGAGCGCACGCGCCGCATGATCGCCATGATGGGCGGTGCAGAGCAGGTGCGCGCCGCCGCGCGAATCGCGCTCGGCGACAGAGACTGGCGCTGGGCCGCGGAACTGGCGACGCTGCTGGTCCGGCTCGATGTCGAAGACGCCGACGCCCGCAGCATCAAGGCTACGGCGTTGCGTGAACTGGGCTACCTCACGGTGAACACCAACTGGCGCAACTGGTATCTGAGCGCAGCGCGTGAACTCGAGCGTGCGTATGAGGCGTTGCCATTTGCCGGCAGCGCGAGCCTCGCCTCGAGCGACGTGTTGCGGGCGCAACCGCTACGCAATGTATTCCAGCGTTTGAGTGTCTGCATCGATCCCGCCCGCTGTGCCGACCTGCACGTCACGCTCGTATTCCGAATGACCGATCGCAAGGAGAGCTACGCGCTGGAGTTGCGGCGCGGCATCTTGCAGGTGCATGAGCAGGCACCTGCAGCGGTCCAGTTGCAGCTCGCGCTCGATACGAAGACCTTGTATGACCTGCTTCGCGATATCGCCACACGCTTGCCGGCTGGACTGGAAAGCGGAACGGTTGCGCTCGAGCATGGCACGCGCGAGCAATTGAGCGCATTCTTCAATAGCTTCGATCAGCCGGCGCGGCGTATGCCGGCGCTCGCCGGCCGCTAG
- a CDS encoding long-chain-fatty-acid--CoA ligase, with translation MEKIWLKSYPPGVPAEIDATQYGSVADLLERSFREYADACAFICMGRKLTYAELDRQSRHLAAWFQAQGLARGTRIAVMLPNLLQYPVTMAAILRAGCVVVNVNPLYTARELEYQLNDSGAEAIVILDTFAATLQAVQAHTAVRHVVVTSVAEMMGASLSVAGEPGADDDATRLHSQSHSRVSLSDAIAHGTESGFTPVQIAADEVAVLQYTGGTTGVSKGATLLHRNLVANVVQSEVWREPIYRDRTDIGQYITVVALPLYHIFGLTICALLTMRCGGMGILIPNPRDISGMIETLRGYAINSFPGVNTMYNALLNDPAFSTLDFSKLVQSTGGGMAVQQAVAQRWQAATGVPIVEGYGLSETSPCATTNPPTATAFNGTVGLPLPSTEVSIRDDAGNEVPLGQPGEICIRGPQVMAGYWNRPDETARAMTADGFFKSGDVGLMNEAGFVKIVDRKKDMILVSGFNVYPNEIEDVVAKHPGVFEVVAVGVPDEHTGEAVKLFVVKRDPSLSETDIFSFCKEQLTGYKRPKIIEFRSELPKTNVGKILRRALRDEAQKKG, from the coding sequence ATGGAAAAGATCTGGCTGAAGTCATATCCGCCTGGCGTGCCGGCGGAGATCGACGCCACACAATACGGTTCCGTGGCGGATCTGCTCGAACGCAGCTTTCGCGAGTATGCGGATGCCTGCGCGTTTATCTGCATGGGCCGCAAGCTGACCTACGCGGAACTGGACCGGCAATCGCGCCACCTTGCCGCCTGGTTTCAGGCGCAGGGGCTTGCGCGAGGCACACGGATTGCCGTGATGTTGCCGAACCTGTTGCAGTATCCCGTGACGATGGCGGCGATCTTGCGCGCCGGCTGTGTCGTTGTTAACGTGAATCCGCTTTATACGGCGCGTGAACTCGAATATCAGTTGAACGATAGTGGTGCGGAAGCGATCGTGATTCTCGATACGTTCGCCGCCACGTTGCAGGCCGTGCAGGCACACACTGCGGTGCGGCACGTAGTCGTGACCTCGGTTGCGGAGATGATGGGAGCATCGCTGTCTGTCGCAGGCGAACCAGGTGCCGATGACGACGCGACGCGCTTGCATTCTCAGTCGCACTCCCGAGTCAGCCTGAGCGACGCAATCGCTCACGGCACGGAGTCGGGTTTCACACCCGTGCAGATCGCGGCGGACGAGGTGGCGGTCCTGCAATACACCGGCGGCACGACGGGCGTGTCGAAGGGCGCAACGCTGCTGCACCGCAATCTGGTGGCGAACGTGGTGCAGTCCGAGGTGTGGCGTGAACCGATCTACCGTGATCGCACCGACATCGGCCAGTACATCACCGTTGTCGCGTTGCCGCTGTATCACATCTTCGGCCTGACGATATGCGCGTTGCTGACGATGCGCTGCGGCGGCATGGGCATTCTGATACCGAATCCACGCGACATCTCCGGCATGATCGAGACGTTGCGCGGTTACGCGATCAATTCGTTTCCCGGCGTCAACACGATGTATAACGCGCTGCTCAACGACCCGGCATTCTCAACGCTCGATTTCTCGAAGCTCGTGCAGTCCACAGGCGGTGGTATGGCCGTCCAGCAAGCAGTCGCGCAACGCTGGCAGGCAGCGACGGGCGTGCCTATCGTAGAAGGATATGGCTTGTCCGAAACCTCGCCGTGCGCAACCACCAACCCGCCCACCGCGACCGCGTTTAACGGCACGGTCGGCTTGCCGCTGCCGTCGACCGAAGTGTCGATCCGCGACGACGCCGGCAACGAAGTGCCGCTCGGCCAGCCCGGTGAAATCTGCATTCGCGGTCCGCAGGTGATGGCCGGTTACTGGAATCGGCCTGACGAAACCGCGCGCGCGATGACGGCGGATGGCTTCTTCAAATCGGGTGACGTCGGGCTGATGAACGAAGCCGGTTTCGTGAAGATCGTCGATCGCAAGAAGGACATGATTCTGGTGTCGGGGTTCAATGTCTATCCGAACGAGATCGAGGACGTCGTGGCGAAGCACCCGGGTGTGTTCGAAGTCGTCGCGGTAGGTGTGCCGGACGAGCACACCGGCGAGGCGGTCAAGCTGTTTGTCGTCAAGCGCGATCCCTCGCTCAGCGAAACGGACATTTTCAGTTTCTGCAAGGAGCAGCTAACCGGCTACAAGCGGCCCAAGATCATCGAGTTTCGGTCCGAACTGCCGAAGACAAATGTCGGCAAGATCCTGCGCCGGGCCTTGCGTGATGAGGCTCAAAAGAAGGGGTAA
- the gloA gene encoding lactoylglutathione lyase, with the protein MRLLHTMLRVGNLDRSIKFYTELLGMKLLRRHDYPEGKFTLAFVGYEDESVATAIELTHNWDTESYDLGDAFGHLAVEVDDAYAACDKIKAQGGTVVREAGPMKHGTTVIAFVTDPDGYKIEFIQKKK; encoded by the coding sequence ATGCGCCTTCTTCACACCATGCTCCGCGTGGGCAATCTGGACCGTTCGATCAAGTTCTACACCGAATTGCTCGGCATGAAATTGCTGCGCCGCCACGATTATCCGGAGGGCAAGTTCACGCTGGCATTCGTCGGCTATGAGGATGAGAGCGTTGCCACCGCCATCGAACTCACCCACAACTGGGACACGGAATCGTATGACCTGGGCGACGCGTTCGGTCACCTCGCAGTCGAGGTCGATGACGCATACGCAGCCTGCGACAAGATCAAGGCACAAGGCGGCACGGTGGTGCGCGAAGCGGGTCCGATGAAACACGGCACGACCGTGATCGCGTTTGTGACCGATCCGGACGGCTACAAGATCGAGTTCATTCAGAAGAAGAAATGA
- a CDS encoding M48 family metallopeptidase, producing the protein MQKSPTPQPAAALDSRQLDLPLFAEPALPPSTPPSAQKPDTPRAPDGTKLRSLTLGAQTLHYQLKRSSRRSIGFAIDSSGLMITAPRWVTLADIETAITEKQRWIFSKLIEWQTRVEQRALPQVDWKDGAQVPYLGQPVRVMLGAPQGTLAFDATQAALALPLPLQADPQQIKDRVQGWLQGEAKRLFGERLAIYAEKLGVNYRAYALSSAATRWGSCSSDGKIRLNWRLIHFPLSIIDYVVAHELAHLREMNHSPRFWETVESIFPEFREARQTLKHHPPELLPTL; encoded by the coding sequence ATGCAGAAGTCTCCTACGCCGCAGCCCGCTGCGGCGCTCGATAGCCGGCAACTCGATCTGCCGCTCTTTGCAGAGCCGGCCCTCCCGCCGTCCACGCCGCCTTCAGCGCAGAAGCCGGACACGCCGCGCGCGCCCGACGGCACGAAACTGCGCAGCCTGACACTGGGCGCGCAGACGCTTCATTACCAGCTCAAACGCTCATCGCGACGCTCGATCGGTTTTGCAATCGACAGCAGCGGTCTGATGATCACCGCACCACGTTGGGTCACGCTGGCCGACATCGAAACCGCCATCACCGAAAAGCAGCGCTGGATTTTCTCGAAGCTGATCGAATGGCAAACCCGTGTCGAGCAGCGCGCGCTGCCGCAGGTCGACTGGAAAGACGGCGCCCAGGTGCCGTATCTGGGTCAGCCGGTGCGCGTGATGCTCGGTGCGCCGCAGGGCACGCTCGCCTTCGATGCGACACAGGCGGCGCTTGCGCTGCCACTGCCGTTGCAGGCCGACCCGCAGCAGATCAAGGACCGCGTGCAAGGCTGGCTGCAAGGCGAAGCCAAGCGCCTGTTCGGCGAGCGGCTCGCGATCTACGCAGAAAAGCTGGGGGTAAATTATCGCGCCTACGCGCTTTCGTCAGCGGCGACTCGTTGGGGTAGCTGTTCGAGCGACGGCAAGATCCGCCTCAACTGGCGGCTGATTCACTTCCCGTTGTCGATCATCGACTACGTGGTGGCACACGAACTCGCCCATTTGCGCGAGATGAACCACAGCCCGCGCTTCTGGGAGACCGTGGAATCGATTTTCCCGGAGTTCCGCGAAGCGCGGCAGACGCTCAAGCATCATCCACCCGAGCTGTTGCCGACGCTTTAA
- a CDS encoding lysophospholipid acyltransferase family protein: MRFLRSLLLLIFLVVYTIPYAIACFIAFPFLRAERRYWMAAGWCSSTLAVVRSLNGIDYRIEGFENLPDGPAVLLSKHQSAWETVAFPALMPRPLCYVFKRELLYVPFFGWALGLLKMVHINRKDGKYAFESVIKQGKARMDEGAWVIMFPEGTRTRTGTQGKYKTGGARFAVATGAPVVPIAHNAGRVWPRNSFLKYAGIVTVSIGKPIDTKGLTPDEVNTRVETWIEAEMRRIDPAAYGAADSTSAAAQF, from the coding sequence ATGCGCTTCCTCCGTTCTCTGCTGCTGCTGATCTTCCTCGTGGTCTACACGATCCCGTACGCGATCGCCTGCTTCATCGCGTTCCCGTTCTTGCGCGCCGAGCGCCGCTACTGGATGGCGGCCGGCTGGTGCAGCTCGACGCTCGCCGTGGTGCGCAGCCTGAACGGCATCGACTACCGCATCGAAGGCTTCGAGAATCTGCCTGACGGTCCGGCCGTGCTGCTATCGAAGCATCAGTCTGCATGGGAGACCGTGGCGTTCCCGGCATTGATGCCGCGCCCGCTGTGCTACGTCTTCAAACGCGAGCTTCTCTATGTGCCGTTTTTTGGGTGGGCGCTCGGCCTGCTGAAGATGGTGCATATCAACCGCAAGGACGGAAAATATGCGTTCGAGTCGGTCATCAAGCAGGGCAAGGCGCGCATGGACGAAGGTGCGTGGGTCATCATGTTTCCGGAGGGCACACGCACGCGCACCGGAACGCAAGGCAAATACAAAACCGGCGGTGCGCGTTTCGCGGTGGCGACCGGTGCGCCGGTCGTGCCGATTGCTCACAACGCCGGACGTGTGTGGCCACGCAACTCGTTTCTCAAATATGCGGGTATAGTCACAGTGTCGATCGGCAAACCGATCGACACGAAGGGGCTCACGCCCGATGAAGTGAACACGCGCGTCGAAACGTGGATCGAAGCTGAGATGCGTCGCATCGATCCCGCCGCGTACGGTGCTGCGGACAGCACTTCCGCCGCCGCACAATTCTGA
- the gmhB gene encoding D-glycero-beta-D-manno-heptose 1,7-bisphosphate 7-phosphatase has product MPTNPKKVVVLDRDGVINVDSDAFIKSPDEWVALPGSLEAIARLNQAGYRVAIATNQSGIGRGLFDMNALNAMHLKMHRMAAAVGGRIDAVFFCPHTAGDHCECRKPKPGMLKTIAERFEADPKVTPVVGDSLRDLQAGAALGFQTHLVLTGKGRQTLDAGGLPEGTKVHDDLRAFALDFLATEQA; this is encoded by the coding sequence ATGCCGACCAACCCTAAAAAAGTCGTTGTCCTCGACCGCGATGGCGTGATCAACGTCGATTCGGACGCGTTCATCAAGTCGCCGGACGAGTGGGTCGCGCTACCCGGCAGTCTCGAAGCGATTGCCCGGCTCAACCAGGCCGGTTATCGCGTCGCGATCGCAACGAACCAGTCAGGCATCGGGCGCGGGCTGTTCGACATGAACGCGCTCAACGCGATGCATCTGAAAATGCACCGCATGGCAGCAGCGGTCGGCGGACGCATCGACGCAGTATTCTTCTGCCCGCACACGGCAGGGGACCACTGCGAGTGCCGTAAGCCGAAGCCCGGCATGCTGAAGACGATCGCCGAACGGTTCGAAGCCGATCCCAAGGTAACGCCAGTCGTCGGCGATTCGTTGCGCGACCTGCAGGCGGGCGCCGCACTCGGTTTCCAGACGCATCTGGTGCTGACCGGCAAGGGACGCCAGACGCTCGACGCGGGCGGCCTTCCCGAAGGCACCAAGGTTCATGACGATCTGCGCGCCTTCGCGCTAGACTTTCTTGCCACAGAACAAGCCTGA